A window from Setaria italica strain Yugu1 chromosome VIII, Setaria_italica_v2.0, whole genome shotgun sequence encodes these proteins:
- the LOC101772382 gene encoding uncharacterized protein LOC101772382, which translates to MSTPSIAPITQMIIIQVRRQGSPWCLPAIISAHLDQSLRQNRFNIDRFAKDSLNTTITGSGLWPQIKTTQVHIIFFFKEVRRRAAAGRAAEGITSVCDLLSKDFNPFSPPTISVAPVHPAFMCPGASAPITHISLPAIVYQ; encoded by the exons ATGTCTACACCAAGCATTGCGCCTATCACCCAG ATGATTATCATCCAAGTACGCAGACAAGGCTCCCCTTGGTGCTTACCAGCAATAATTTCAGCTCATCTGGATCAAAGCCTGCGACAGAATCGCTTCAATAT AGACCGGTTCGCTAAAGACAGCCTCAACACGACCATCACTGGGTCAGGTTTGTGGCCACAAATCAAAACAACTCAG GTTCacatcatattttttttcaaggaGGTGAGACGTCGTGCAGCAGCGGGACGTGCTGCTGAAGGCATCACCAGTGTGTGCGACCTCCTGAGCAAGGACTTCAACCCATTCTCTCCTCCGACCATCTCTGTTGCTCCTGTGCATCCAGCATTCATGTGCCCAGGTGCATCTGCTCCTATTACTCACATCTCCCTCCCTGCCATAGTGTATCAGTGA